From one Leifsonia sp. Root1293 genomic stretch:
- a CDS encoding ABC transporter ATP-binding protein translates to MTTAQAVAPAIRVHGIEKSFKDLQVLRGVDFDVAAGSIFALLGSNGAGKTTLVRILSTLLKADAGAASVHGFDVVASAGDVRESISLTGQFAAVDEVLTGRENLVLVAKLRHLRNPGAIADELLTRFALTDAGSRRAGTYSGGMRRRLDIAMSLIGNPPIIFLDEPTTGLDPQARKEVWQTVKTLAGQGTTVLLTTQYLDEAEYLADRIAILHEGTIIQNGTLDELKRLLPAATVEYVEKQPSLEDVFLALTGHAGSTDAGTTDAAAAAQTEGEKR, encoded by the coding sequence ATGACCACCGCCCAGGCCGTCGCGCCCGCGATCAGGGTGCACGGCATCGAGAAGTCCTTCAAGGACCTGCAGGTGCTGCGCGGCGTCGACTTCGATGTCGCAGCCGGCAGCATCTTCGCCCTGCTCGGGTCGAACGGCGCAGGCAAGACCACGCTCGTGCGCATCCTGTCGACCCTGCTGAAGGCCGACGCGGGTGCCGCATCCGTTCACGGCTTCGATGTCGTCGCCTCAGCGGGCGACGTGCGCGAGTCGATCAGCCTGACCGGCCAGTTCGCCGCCGTCGACGAGGTGCTCACCGGACGCGAGAACCTCGTGCTGGTGGCGAAGCTCCGACACCTGAGGAACCCGGGCGCAATCGCCGACGAGTTGCTCACCCGATTCGCGCTGACGGATGCCGGCAGCCGACGGGCCGGCACCTACTCGGGCGGAATGCGGCGCAGGCTCGACATCGCGATGAGCCTGATCGGCAACCCGCCGATCATCTTCCTCGACGAGCCGACCACGGGGCTCGACCCCCAGGCGCGCAAGGAGGTGTGGCAGACCGTCAAGACCCTGGCCGGCCAGGGCACCACGGTGCTGCTCACGACGCAGTACCTCGACGAGGCCGAGTACCTCGCGGACCGCATCGCGATCCTCCACGAGGGCACCATCATCCAGAACGGCACCCTCGACGAGCTCAAGCGCCTCCTCCCGGCGGCGACGGTCGAATACGTCGAGAAGCAGCCGTCCCTCGAGGACGTCTTCCTCGCCCTGACCGGTCATGCCGGCAGCACGGATGCCGGGACCACGGATGCCGCAGCGGCAGCACAGACAGAAGGAGAGAAGCGATGA